One genomic segment of Nonomuraea coxensis DSM 45129 includes these proteins:
- the ligD gene encoding non-homologous end-joining DNA ligase: MPEIEVAGREVRITSPDKVVFPRTGRTKLDLIRYYQAVGEAALRGVHGRPMVLKRFVHGIEEEAFFQKRAPAKRPGWIDVAELKYRSGLSAEEVVCTDLAQVLWVVNLGCVDLNPHPVRADDLSRPDELRIDLDPVPGVPWSDVLRTAEVAREVLADHGLVAWPKTSGSRGFHVYARIERRWPFAKVRKAAETVAREVERRAPDLATSRWWKEERHGVFVDFNQNAYDRTVASAYSVRAVADARVSTPLTWDEVPGCRPELFTIETVPRRLAERGDPWEDLDLHPGSLDGLLELAEELGPAPKPPKGEGRRQQTKPVIEIARAEHKDEALAGLERWKARHPEAAARLEPADVLVDGMRGRSSVWYRVRVNLHHVPEGERPEQEPLEVDYDPWRRAPGGD, encoded by the coding sequence ATGCCTGAGATCGAGGTCGCCGGCCGGGAAGTGCGCATCACCAGCCCCGACAAGGTGGTCTTCCCGCGCACCGGGCGCACCAAGCTCGACCTGATCCGCTACTACCAGGCCGTCGGCGAGGCGGCGCTGCGGGGTGTGCACGGGCGGCCGATGGTGCTGAAGCGGTTCGTGCACGGCATCGAGGAGGAGGCGTTCTTCCAGAAACGGGCTCCGGCCAAGCGGCCCGGCTGGATCGACGTGGCCGAGCTGAAGTACCGCTCGGGGCTGAGCGCGGAGGAGGTGGTCTGCACCGATCTGGCGCAGGTGCTGTGGGTGGTCAACCTCGGTTGCGTCGACCTCAACCCCCATCCCGTACGCGCCGACGACCTGTCCCGCCCCGACGAGCTGCGCATCGACCTCGACCCCGTGCCCGGCGTGCCGTGGTCCGACGTGCTCAGGACCGCCGAGGTGGCGCGCGAGGTGCTGGCCGACCACGGGCTCGTGGCCTGGCCCAAGACGTCCGGATCGCGCGGCTTTCACGTGTACGCGAGGATCGAGCGGCGCTGGCCGTTCGCGAAGGTACGCAAGGCGGCCGAGACGGTGGCCCGCGAGGTCGAGCGGCGCGCCCCCGACCTGGCCACCAGCCGCTGGTGGAAGGAGGAGCGGCACGGCGTGTTCGTCGACTTCAACCAGAACGCCTACGACCGCACGGTGGCCTCCGCCTACTCGGTGCGTGCCGTGGCGGACGCCCGCGTGTCCACGCCTCTGACCTGGGACGAGGTGCCGGGCTGCCGGCCGGAGCTGTTCACGATCGAGACCGTGCCGCGGCGGCTGGCCGAGCGCGGCGACCCCTGGGAGGACCTCGACCTGCATCCCGGCTCCCTCGACGGGCTGCTGGAGCTGGCCGAGGAGCTGGGCCCCGCGCCCAAGCCGCCCAAGGGGGAGGGGCGCAGGCAGCAGACGAAGCCGGTGATCGAGATCGCGCGGGCCGAGCACAAGGACGAGGCCCTCGCCGGTCTCGAACGCTGGAAGGCCAGGCACCCGGAGGCGGCGGCCCGGCTGGAGCCCGCCGACGTGCTGGTGGACGGCATGCGGGGGCGCAGCAGCGTGTGGTACCGCGTCCGGGTCAACCTGCACCACGTGCCCGAGGGTGAGCGGCCGGAGCAGGAGCCCCTGGAGGTCGACTACGACCCCTGGCGCCGCGCGCCCGGGGGCGATTGA
- a CDS encoding crotonase/enoyl-CoA hydratase family protein, which produces MTVRVERQGPVTTVVISRPEARNAVDRKTADALADAFRGFEESDAAVAVLWGEGGTFCAGADLKALDNHVGEDGDGPMGPTRMRLGKPVIAAVAGHAVAGGLELALWCDLRVAEEDAVFGVFCRRWGVPLIDGGTVRLPRLVGMSRAMDLILTGRPVGAREAYEMGLANRIVPNGEARARAEELAREIARFPQACLRGDRMSALEQEGLGEAEAMRNELRHGLVSLPDAGDGAARFAAGAGRHGRF; this is translated from the coding sequence ATGACCGTACGTGTGGAGCGCCAGGGGCCGGTCACCACTGTGGTGATCAGCCGGCCGGAGGCGCGCAACGCCGTCGATCGCAAGACCGCCGACGCGCTCGCGGACGCCTTCCGCGGCTTCGAGGAGTCCGACGCCGCCGTGGCGGTGTTGTGGGGCGAGGGCGGCACGTTCTGCGCGGGCGCGGACCTCAAGGCGCTGGACAACCACGTCGGTGAGGACGGCGACGGGCCCATGGGGCCGACCAGGATGCGCCTGGGCAAGCCCGTCATCGCCGCCGTCGCCGGTCACGCCGTGGCGGGCGGGCTGGAGCTGGCCCTGTGGTGCGATCTGCGGGTGGCCGAGGAGGACGCGGTGTTCGGGGTGTTCTGCCGCAGGTGGGGCGTGCCGCTCATCGACGGCGGCACGGTACGCCTGCCGAGGCTCGTCGGCATGTCCCGCGCCATGGACCTGATCCTCACCGGGCGGCCGGTGGGCGCGCGGGAGGCGTACGAGATGGGGCTGGCCAACCGGATCGTCCCGAACGGTGAGGCCCGGGCGCGTGCGGAGGAGCTGGCTCGCGAGATCGCCCGCTTCCCGCAGGCGTGCCTGCGGGGCGACCGCATGTCGGCGCTGGAGCAGGAGGGGCTCGGTGAGGCGGAGGCCATGCGGAACGAGCTGCGGCACGGGCTGGTGTCGCTGCCGGACGCCGGGGACGGGGCGGCGCGCTTCGCCGCGGGCGCGGGCCGTCACGGCCGCTTCTGA